From Planctomycetota bacterium, one genomic window encodes:
- a CDS encoding pilus assembly protein, which produces MCAATREKPTAQSYLIARVNRRRTRRGQALVEFAIIALALTFLFAAILSMGQMFFAAQVVQQAADVGAQELSRMPLNPTGTNSNDSYAFPTLNHVLYRYVDLNNPNSTDPLLAVRQQIFNEALLVVPSSTLSELGLTLTQYAAKYMPLINQLLVPVMFYDAGLGAYRYPGTVVKNEQGETTVRVLMAEGPNQYAWHGVVEEMGTYGSLDASVTGSFSVTASAPITSGTTSGILPGTVRLRINYPFQAAGLIAYQPSATNPMVASTAPTTPILADDSHVSFTNSLSGYTLATQSSGSSGSGFGAYAGEYGLGQMVAWGSAAPNGVRPFRRVVSGQGVYRREVFGQ; this is translated from the coding sequence GTGTGCGCCGCGACGCGCGAGAAACCGACTGCGCAATCATATTTGATTGCGCGCGTGAATCGCCGTCGGACGCGCCGCGGTCAGGCGCTGGTCGAGTTCGCGATCATCGCCCTGGCGCTGACGTTCCTGTTCGCGGCCATCTTGTCGATGGGCCAGATGTTCTTCGCCGCCCAGGTCGTGCAACAAGCCGCCGACGTCGGCGCGCAAGAGTTGTCCCGCATGCCGCTGAATCCGACGGGCACTAACAGCAATGACTCGTATGCGTTTCCAACATTGAATCATGTGCTTTACCGCTACGTCGACCTTAACAATCCAAATTCAACTGACCCGCTCCTCGCGGTACGCCAGCAGATATTCAACGAGGCGCTTCTGGTGGTGCCGTCGTCAACGCTGTCGGAACTTGGACTAACGCTTACGCAATACGCTGCAAAGTATATGCCGCTGATCAACCAACTGCTCGTGCCCGTGATGTTTTACGACGCCGGGCTCGGCGCGTATCGATACCCCGGCACCGTCGTGAAAAATGAACAAGGCGAAACGACCGTTCGAGTTTTAATGGCCGAAGGGCCAAACCAATATGCGTGGCATGGCGTGGTCGAAGAGATGGGAACCTATGGAAGCTTAGACGCAAGCGTGACCGGCAGCTTTAGCGTGACGGCGTCGGCGCCGATTACTTCTGGTACGACTTCGGGGATCCTGCCTGGCACCGTACGGCTACGAATCAATTACCCATTCCAAGCCGCGGGGTTGATCGCTTATCAACCATCGGCCACGAACCCAATGGTGGCGTCGACCGCTCCGACGACCCCGATTCTGGCGGATGATTCCCACGTTTCGTTCACCAACTCGTTAAGTGGATATACCCTGGCGACACAAAGCTCGGGTAGCAGCGGCAGCGGTTTTGGTGCATACGCAGGCGAATACGGCCTGGGCCAGATGGTCGCCTGGGGCAGTGCAGCACCAAATGGCGTGCGACCGTTTCGCCGCGTGGTCAGCGGGCAAGGCGTCTACCGCCGCGAGGTATTCGGCCAGTGA
- the rfbB gene encoding dTDP-glucose 4,6-dehydratase has translation MSTILVTGGAGFIGGNFVRQWLAEESDAIVNLDKLTYAGNLDSLADVGQNPRHRFVEGDIGDAALLAQLLEQHRPRAVVNFAAESHVDRSIDGPRAFVQTNVLGTFELLQAARVFWQQLPTGEREAFRFLHVSTDEVYGSLGSTGKFTETTPYAPNSPYSASKAGSDHLVRAYHHTFGLPTLITNCSNNYGPYQFPEKLIPLIILNALEGKPLPVYGDGQNVRDWLFVADHCSAIRRVLAAGRPGEVYNVGGNNEQSNLSVVESICDAVDRQHPGLPHAPCRKLIKFVTDRPGHDRRYAIDASKIERELGWTPKQDFRSGLEQTVAWYLKHRTWVERVGSGAYRRERLGLATSAST, from the coding sequence ATGTCGACGATCTTGGTCACCGGAGGCGCTGGCTTCATTGGCGGCAACTTCGTGCGGCAATGGCTGGCCGAAGAGTCGGACGCGATCGTCAACCTCGACAAGTTGACCTATGCCGGCAACCTCGACTCGCTGGCCGACGTGGGCCAGAACCCACGCCATCGCTTTGTCGAAGGGGACATCGGCGACGCGGCCTTGCTGGCCCAGTTGCTCGAGCAGCATCGGCCGCGCGCGGTCGTCAATTTTGCCGCCGAGTCGCACGTCGATCGCTCGATCGACGGCCCGCGGGCCTTTGTCCAGACGAACGTGCTGGGGACGTTCGAGTTGCTGCAAGCGGCGCGCGTTTTTTGGCAGCAACTGCCCACGGGCGAGCGCGAGGCTTTTCGCTTCTTGCACGTCTCGACCGACGAGGTTTATGGCTCGCTGGGCTCGACCGGCAAGTTCACCGAGACGACGCCTTATGCGCCGAATTCCCCTTATTCCGCGTCGAAAGCCGGCAGCGATCACCTGGTCCGCGCTTATCACCACACGTTCGGTCTGCCGACGCTGATCACCAATTGCTCGAACAACTATGGGCCGTATCAGTTTCCCGAGAAGTTGATCCCGTTGATCATCCTGAACGCGCTCGAGGGGAAGCCGCTGCCGGTCTATGGCGACGGTCAGAACGTGCGCGACTGGCTGTTTGTGGCCGATCATTGCAGCGCCATTCGCCGCGTGTTGGCCGCCGGTCGGCCGGGCGAAGTGTATAACGTCGGCGGCAACAACGAACAATCAAATCTGTCAGTGGTCGAATCGATTTGCGATGCGGTCGATCGGCAACATCCCGGCTTGCCTCACGCGCCGTGCCGCAAGCTGATCAAGTTCGTCACCGATCGACCGGGGCACGACCGGCGCTATGCGATCGACGCCAGCAAGATCGAACGCGAACTAGGCTGGACGCCAAAGCAGGATTTTCGCTCGGGGCTCGAACAGACCGTGGCCTGGTATTTGAAGCATCGCACCTGGGTCGAGCGCGTCGGCAGCGGGGCCTATCGCCGCGAGCGACTGGGGCTGGCGACGTCGGCGTCGACTTGA
- the rfbA gene encoding glucose-1-phosphate thymidylyltransferase RfbA: protein MNQTAKVGKGIILAGGSGTRLYPVTRAVSKQLLPVYDKPMIYYPLSVLMLAGIRQVLVITTPEDRPNFERLLGDGSPVGISIQYAVQPRPEGLAQAFIIGRDFVGRDGVALVLGDNIFYGQGLQKMLMDSATEAQGATVFAYRVRDPERYGVVELDATGRPVSIEEKPKQPKSQLAVTGLYFYDSQVVEIAANLKPSPRGELEITDVNREYLRRGQLRVQNLGRGSAWLDTGTHESLMQAANFIETIEERQGQKVACIEEIAFEKGYIGQDQLLRLADGMKSSYGQYLRELVKRD, encoded by the coding sequence ATGAATCAAACGGCGAAGGTCGGCAAGGGGATCATCCTGGCCGGCGGCTCGGGAACGCGCCTTTATCCGGTGACGCGCGCGGTTAGCAAGCAACTGTTGCCGGTCTATGACAAGCCGATGATTTACTATCCGCTGTCGGTGTTGATGCTGGCCGGCATTCGCCAGGTGCTGGTCATCACCACGCCGGAAGATCGACCGAACTTCGAGCGGTTGCTGGGCGACGGTTCGCCAGTCGGCATCTCGATCCAGTACGCCGTCCAGCCCCGCCCCGAGGGGCTGGCCCAGGCGTTCATCATTGGTCGTGACTTTGTGGGGCGCGATGGCGTGGCCTTGGTGCTCGGGGACAACATCTTTTACGGCCAGGGCTTGCAGAAAATGTTGATGGATTCAGCGACCGAGGCCCAGGGGGCCACGGTGTTCGCGTATCGCGTCCGCGACCCCGAGCGGTACGGCGTGGTCGAACTCGACGCAACCGGTCGACCGGTGTCGATCGAGGAAAAGCCGAAGCAACCCAAGTCGCAACTGGCCGTCACGGGCTTGTACTTCTATGACAGCCAGGTGGTCGAGATTGCCGCGAACCTGAAGCCTTCGCCACGCGGTGAGTTGGAAATCACCGACGTCAATCGCGAGTATCTGCGGCGCGGACAATTGCGCGTGCAAAACTTGGGGCGCGGCAGCGCCTGGCTCGACACCGGCACGCACGAGTCGCTGATGCAAGCCGCCAACTTCATCGAGACAATCGAAGAACGCCAGGGCCAAAAGGTGGCGTGCATCGAAGAGATCGCCTTCGAGAAAGGCTACATCGGACAAGACCAGCTCTTACGACTAGCCGACGGCATGAAGAGCAGCTACGGGCAGTATTTGAGAGAACTGGTAAAGAGGGACTAG
- a CDS encoding YggS family pyridoxal phosphate-dependent enzyme, giving the protein MAGVHDRLAENLARVRETIAAAAARSGRPAEAVTLVAVTKYTDLATAERLLDLGCLDLGESRPQQLWERAAALGTRPVRWHMIGHLQRNKAERTLPLCHLVHSGDSLRLLEAMNATAIATGRRAPALIEVNISGDATKHGFQPAEIAPLLPTFASLTGLDFRGLMGMASREGDRDQARREFADLRQLRDQLAAQSPAGLRWDDLSMGMSGDYDVAIEAGATIVRVGSALFEEGLGARG; this is encoded by the coding sequence ATGGCGGGCGTTCACGATCGGCTGGCCGAAAACCTGGCCCGCGTGCGCGAGACCATTGCCGCGGCAGCCGCCCGCAGCGGACGCCCGGCCGAGGCGGTCACCCTGGTCGCGGTCACCAAGTACACCGACCTGGCCACCGCCGAGCGGTTGCTCGACCTGGGCTGTTTGGACCTGGGGGAAAGCCGGCCGCAGCAATTGTGGGAACGTGCCGCGGCGCTCGGCACGCGCCCGGTGCGCTGGCACATGATCGGTCACCTGCAGCGCAACAAGGCCGAGCGGACGCTGCCACTGTGCCACTTGGTTCACTCGGGAGACAGCTTGCGGCTGCTCGAAGCGATGAACGCCACGGCGATTGCCACGGGCCGCCGCGCGCCGGCGCTGATCGAGGTGAACATCTCGGGCGACGCCACCAAGCACGGCTTTCAACCGGCGGAGATCGCGCCACTTTTACCAACATTCGCTTCGTTGACCGGGCTCGACTTCCGCGGCCTGATGGGAATGGCCAGCCGCGAAGGTGACCGCGACCAGGCCCGCCGCGAGTTCGCCGACCTGCGGCAACTGCGCGATCAGCTTGCCGCGCAAAGCCCGGCCGGGCTGCGCTGGGACGATTTGTCGATGGGCATGAGCGGCGACTACGACGTCGCCATTGAAGCAGGCGCAACGATCGTGCGCGTGGGCTCGGCGTTGTTTGAAGAGGGGCTAGGGGCTAGGGGCTAG